The Plectropomus leopardus isolate mb unplaced genomic scaffold, YSFRI_Pleo_2.0 unplaced_scaffold29097, whole genome shotgun sequence genomic interval tagaggaatatttttaaaatatgcagtttctttacattttttttaaaaaatgacgttTTTGGGGAGTgaagctgacctctgacctttttgTCTCAGACACATGAAGATCCATGAGAAGGACCCGGCCAACAGTCTGCTCTCCGTcagccccccctcccccaccaaACGCCGCCGTCCGTCCGTGAAGAGGAGGCAGGGCCCGGAGGAGGAGACCGGAGAGGAGCCGCCGAGCAAGAGggtaaaaaaactaatttcaatGTTATTAATCACCGGGAGACGatgaaattaaccctttaatgccacacacacacatatcgctctgtgcacaaaatgcacttttcaaaatcaagctttaaagaatattatgcattaatattgctttttgctttcattgggattaattgtgtgtgtgtgtgtgtgtgtgtgtgtgtgtgtgtgtgtgtgttaaggttGTGGAGGACACAGCGGTGGAGGAGTCGGCGGCGGCGCTCCGCGGAGgcgaggaggagctgctgcccTGTCCCATCTGCTTCAGGACCTGCAGCTCCAGACTGGAGCTGGACGctcacatggacacacaccCCGACACCGCActgaggtacacacacacacacacacacactctgaatgGATGGCTGGAAAACAAGATAATAAGTCACCAGATGAGTGAGAGAAACGGAGAGAGAGAATTTAATAAGTCACAGAGGAGAAGAGGTTTTGGGACACGCTCGGCTAGGCTTCGTTTCCATGACGACACCCCCATCCCCCAAAAAAGGAGAGTTCAAAGTTTGTCGTGTGTTCATGGTGTCGTAACCTCgcagttgttttttcaaagatgaAGAAGGTTCGAAGAATGAATAAAAGAGTGaataaagtaagaaaaacagcaaGGAAACAAAGGAAGGaacaacagagaggaaaaagaaagatttggaaaagtcatgaatttgaaaaattcaaaaaaattattaattttgcgccaaaaaaaaatttaaagatttggaaaaatgttttgaaattttgtcaatgaaaatgtgtgggaaccctgagagagagagggatgaaggaaagaaaagctgaaaagaaCGGAAGAATTAACAGAATGAAAGAAGGgagaaattaattaaagcag includes:
- the LOC121938299 gene encoding ras-responsive element-binding protein 1-like; this translates as MKIHEKDPANSLLSVSPPSPTKRRRPSVKRRQGPEEETGEEPPSKRVVEDTAVEESAAALRGGEEELLPCPICFRTCSSRLELDAHMDTHPDTALRYTHTHTHTLNGWLENKIISHQMSERNGEREFNKSQRRRGFGTRSARLRFHDDTPIPQKRRVQSLSCVHGVVTSQLFFQR